The following coding sequences lie in one Periophthalmus magnuspinnatus isolate fPerMag1 chromosome 24, fPerMag1.2.pri, whole genome shotgun sequence genomic window:
- the LOC117392524 gene encoding trace amine-associated receptor 1-like — translation MDSALSAISTNNTCADSLITFSHYIVCVVLGIIATVTMCGNLLVITAIIYFQQLHTPTNYLVLSLGVSDLLVGVIVLPFSIFLFLNRCWHPQGILCKIRGVFDILLCSSSIFNLCFISIDRYYVVCQPLSYRSKINVHVIIVMILVTWTLSSFSGVIITVWGRKRGNSERCVFFQNVSTAVVGAVFSFYIPAVILIGIYAKIFLVAHRQARRIQAAKSRATDSKMERKATRTLAIVMGVFLLCWAPFFSCITSLPFNNYVIPLTVVETFKWFGWSNSMLNPFIYAFFYSWFRSAFKIILSGKIFHKNFTTIRLF, via the coding sequence ATGGATTCTGCCCTGTCTGCTATCAGCACTAACAACACCTGTGCTGATTCTCTAATAACCTTTTCTCATTATATTGTATGTGTTGTTTTGGGAATTATAGCAACTGTGACAATGTGTGGTAACCTGCTTGTCATAACAGCTATTATTTACTTCCAACAACTCCACACTCCGACAAATTACTTGGTTCTTTCTCTGGGTGTCTCTGACCTCTTAGTGGGAGTCATAGTGTTgccttttagtatttttttatttctgaatCGATGTTGGCATCCTCAAGGAATTCTGTGCAAAATCCGAGGCGTTTTTGATATATTGCTCTGTTCTTCTTCAATATTTAACCTGTGCTTTATTTCTATTGATAGATACTATGTAGTTTGCCAGCCACTTAGCTACAGAAGTAAAATCAACGTACATGTTATTATAGTCATGATTTTGGTCACCTGGACTCTGTCATCGTTTAGTGGTGTTATCATCACAGTTTGGGGAAGAAAACGTGGAAATTCagaaagatgtgtttttttccagaatGTAAGTACAGCAGTGGTTGGTGCAGTCTTCTCCTTTTACATCCCTGCTGTTATTTTAATTGGGATTTATGCAAAGATTTTCCTTGTGGCACACAGACAAGCCCGACGTATCCAGGCTGCAAAGTCCAGAGCCACTGATAGCAAAATGGAGAGGAAGGCGACTCGGACTCTAGCGATAGTCATGGGTGTATTTCTTCTCTGCTGGGCCCCTTTCTTTTCATGCATAACCTCTTTGCCTTTCAATAACTACGTCATTCCTCTGACTGTAGTGGAGACGTTTAAGTGGTTTGGATGGTCTAACTCGATGCTAAACCCGTTCATATACGCCTTCTTTTACAGCTGGTTCAGAtctgcttttaaaataattctCTCTGGGAAAATATTTCACAAGAATTTCACCACCATAAGGCTTTTTTAG
- the LOC117392525 gene encoding trace amine-associated receptor 1-like, translated as MGLSSRGPTACRRLHGSLIQGDLGDSQRRGPELVREIERYQQDIVGLTSMHSLGSGTKFLEKGRTLHFFGIAHGERRRAGVGLLIAPHLSCLMLEFTLEGVFGHVPPGKTRITLEGLSLGWSGVPGAGGCVSVLGTVAVVTMCGNMLVIFAVIYFRQLHAPTNYLVLSLAMADLLVGAIVLPFSILLFVSPCWNQHEILCRVRGGFDIMSCICSILNLCFISIDRYYAVCKPLSYRSKMNVYGTVVMVLITWAISVLCGIVMSVGGQKQETRCAFFQNLNLGVVAAVVAFYVPAIIMFTIYIKILFVAQRQARSIHSMQTGMGVRKRERKATRTLAIVMGVFVVFWSPFFICVTYLPFNNFKIPLSVMETFKCLGWSNSMLNPFIYAFFYSWFRSAFRIILTGRIFKGNYASAKLL; from the exons ATGGGgctgtcctcccgtggacccactgCCTGCAGGAGGCTTCATGGAAGCCTGATACAAGGAGATCTGGGTGACAGTCAAAGGCGGgggcctgagcttgtgcgggagatTGAGCGTTACCAGcaagatatagtcggcctcacctccatgcacagcttgggctctggaaccaaATTCCTTGAGAAGGGTcggactctccatttctttgGCATTGCCCACGGGGAGAgacggcgagctggtgtgggcttgctcattgccccacaccTCAGCTGCctcatgttggagttcaccctg GAAGGTGTTTTCGGGCATGTCCCCCCGGGGAAGACTCGGATCACGTTGGAGGgactgtctctcggctggtctggggTCCccggagctggaggatgtgtctcgg TTTTGGGGACTGTTGCTGTGGTAACAATGTGTGGTAACATGCTTGTCATATTTGCTGTTATTTACTTCCGACAGCTTCATGCACCGACAAACTACCTGGTTCTTTCTCTGGCCATGGCTGACCTACTTGTGGGGGCAATAGTTCTGCCTTTTAGCATACTCCTATTTGTGAGTCCATGCTGGAATCAACATGAAATACTGTGCAGAGTGAGGGGAGGCTTTGATATTATGTCATGTATATGCTCAATATTAAATCTTTGCTTCATTTCTATTGACAGATATTATGCCGTGTGCAAGCCTCTAAGTTACAGATCAAAAATGAATGTGTATGGCACTGTGGTTATGGTTTTAATAACTTGGGCAATATCTGTTTTATGTGGGATTGTCATGTCAGTTGGTggacaaaaacaagaaacaagatGTGCTTTTTTCCAGAATTTAAACTTGGGAGTTGTAGCAGCAGTGGTAGCCTTTTATGTTCCTGCTATAATAATGTTTACAATCTATATCAAGATTTTGTTTGTGGCACAAAGGCAGGCTCGCAGTATCCACAGCATGCAGACAGGAATGGGGGTGAGAAAAAGGGAAAGGAAAGCCACGCGGACTCTGGCAATAGTTATGGGAGTGTTTGTGGTTTTCTGGAGTCCATTTTTCATCTGTGTTACGTATTTGCCATTTAATAATTTCAAAATTCCCCTTTCTGTGATGGAGACATTTAAATGCCTCGGATGGTCAAACTCGATGCTCAATCCGTTTATTTACGCCTTCTTTTACAGCTGGTTCAGATCGGCTTTCAGAATCATTCTCACAGGGCGCATATTTAAGGGTAATTACGCCAGTGCAAAGCTGCTCTGA